GCAGGTAGTTATTCTCTAGCCGGCGTCCGCGCCGGGAATGGCGGCCAAAATGAACTTTAGCAAAACTTTGTTGGCCATGGCGCTGACCGTGGCCCTCACTCTCACCGCCGGGGCGGCTGCCCTGGCCGCAAGGAGCAATCCCGTGGTCAAACTTGAGACCAGCAAAGGCGACATAGTAATCGAGCTCGACGAGGCCAAGGCGCCCAAGACCGTGGCCAACTTCCTGGCCTACGTGAAGGACGGCTTCTACGACGGCACCATCTTCCACCGCGTCATCGACGGCTTCATGATCCAGGGTGGCGGCTTCAAGTCCGACATGGGCATGAAGGCCACCAAGGCCCCCATCGAGAACGAGGCGGACAACGGCCTGAAGAACGACAAGTACACCCTGGCCATGGCCCGCACCATGGACCCCAACAGCGCCACCGCCCAGTTCTTCATCAACGTGGCGGACAACGATTTCCTCAACCACACCGGCAAGAACCCCCAGGGTTGGGGCTACGCGGTGTTCGGCAAGGTGACCCAGGGCCAGGACGTGGTGGACAAGATCAAGGACGTGCCCACCACCACCAAGGGCATGCACCAGGACGTGCCCGTGGAGCCGGTGGTGATCAACAAGGCCGTGGTGATCTCGGAGTAGACCCTTGGCCAAATCCAAGGCCGATAAGAGCGTCCAGGGCTGGCAGCCTCCCGACCCCAAGCGGGTCAAGGCGGTGCTGGCGGCCCTGGACCGCCTTTATCCCAAGGCCCACTGCGCCCTGAACTATTCCACCCCCTGGGAGCTGTTGGTGGCCACCATCCTCAGTGCCCAATGCACCGACGAGCGGGTGAACCAGGTCACGCCAGAGCTGTTCAAGCAGTATCCCAAGGTAAAGGACTTCGCGGGGGCCGACCCGGGCGACCTGGAGCAGGCGGTGCGGCCCACCGGCTTTTTCCGCAACAAGGCCAAGTCCATCAAGGGCGCGGCCCAGAAGATCATGGAAGAGCACGGCGGCCAGGTGCCGGACAACCTGGAGGCCTTGGTCAAGCTGCCCGGCGTGGGGCGCAAGACGGCCAACGTGGTCCTGGGCAACTCCTTTGGCGTGCCGGGCATCACCGTGGACACCCACGTGGGCCGGGTGTGCCTGCGCCTGGAGTTCATCGACCAGAAGGACGCGGTCAAGGCCGAGTTCCAGCTCATGGAGATCGTCCCGGAGAAGCGCTGGACCATGTTCAGCCACCAGGTGATCTTCCACGGCCGCCAGGTTTGCCACTCCCGCAAGCCGGCCTGCGGTGACTGCGGCCTGCTCAAACACTGCCCCTTCGGGCAGCAGCATGTGAACGACTGAGAGGGGCCATGGACAAGGAACGCGTGTTCGTGGTGGTGCTGGGCAAGGACCAGAAGGGCATCATCGCCAAGGTCTCCAACCTGTGCTTTGAGCACGGGGGCAACATCATGGACGTGCAGCAAAAGGTCATGGACGGCACTTTTGTCATGACCATGCTGGTGGACCTGACCGGCGGCAGCGATCCCGCCGTGCTGCGCAAGGCCCTGGACGGCCTGGCCGCGGAGATGGACCTCACGGTGATGTTGCAGAACGAGGCCGTGATCAAGGCCATGCACCGGGTCTAGGCCGGCCTCGCCTGCCATTGCCTGGCTGTGCCGGGCGCGACATGACGCGAACAATTTATTCCAGCTAGGAGCTAACGGTGGAATTCGGGGTTGAGGAAGTCTTCGAAACCGCGGGGATGATCCTCTTCGAGCATTTCGACATCCGCGCGGTGACCCTGGGGGTGAACCTCAAGGACCTCATGGCCCGCGACCCGGAGCAGCTGGCCGAGGCGGCCCGCGAGCGCCTGACCCGCCTGGGCTCGCGCCTGGTGAGCGAGGCGGCGGCGGTCACCGAGTCCCTGGGCCTGCCCATCGTCAACAAGCGCATGTCCATCACCCCGGCGGCCTGGCTCCTGGAGCCCTGCCCGGGCGACGAGGCCCCGCTGACCCTGGCCCGCGCCCTGGACGCGGCGGCGGCCGAGGCGGGGGTGGACTTCATCGGCGGTTGGGGGGCCCTGTTGCAAAAGGGGGCCACCAACGCAGACAACCGCCTCATGGAGTCGCTGCCCCAGGTATTGGGCAACACCCAGCGTATCTGCGGCTTCTTGAACCTGGCCTCCACCAAGGCTGGCATGAACCTGGACGCCATCGCCCGTTTGGGCCACATCCTCAAGGACATGGCCGCGGCGGCGGACAAGGGCATCGCCTGCGCCAAGTTCGTGGCCTTTGCCAACGCGCCCGAGGACAACCCCTTCATGGCCGGGGCCTTCCACGGCGGGGGCGAGCCCGACACCGCGCTCAACGTGGGCATCAGCGGACCCGGCGTGGTCAACGCGGTGGTGGCCCAGCATCCCGACTGCGACCTCACCATGCTCTCGGAGATCATCCGGCGCACCGTGTTCAAGATCACCCGCGCCGGCGAGCTGGTGGGCCGCGAGCTGGCCCGCCGCCTGGGGGTCAACTTCGGGGTGGTGGACATCAGCCTGGCCCCCACCACGGCCATGGGCGACAGCGTGGGCGAGATTTTAGAGGGCATGGGCCTGGAGCGGGTGGGCGCCCCCGGCACCACCGCCGCCCTGGCTTTGCTCATAGACGCGGTGAAAAAGGGCGGGGCCATGGCCTCGGGCCACGTGGGCGGGCTCTCGGGCACCTTCATCCCGGTGAGCGAGGACTCGGCCATGATCGAGGCGGTGCAGGCCGGGGCCCTCACCCTGGAGAAGCTGGAAGCCATGACCGCGGTGTGCTCCGTGGGCCTGGACATGTTCGCCGTGCCTGGCGACACCAGCCCCGCCGCCTTGGCCGCGCTCATCGCCGACGAGCTGGCCATCGGCATGGCCAACGACAAGACCACCGGGGTGCGGGTGATTCCCGCCCCGGGCATGGTGGCGGGCGACATGCTGGACTTCGGGGGCCTATTGGGCCGCGCGCCGGTCATGCCCTTGTCGCCCTTTTCGGGCGAGAAGTTCGTGGCCCGGGGGGGGCGCCTGCCCGCGCCTATCCGCTCGCTGACCAACTAGGCGGTTTCGGCGGACGCGGCCACGCCTGGCTGTGCCGCGGGTAGCGCCCCGGCGCGGCGCCTTGTACCGATGGGGAGGAACCTCATGAAACGGCTGATCCTGCTGCTGGCCGCGCTGCTGTTGCTGGCCGCCTGGCCCGCCCTGGCCGACGACCCCTACCAGGCCGCCCGCCAGCGCATGGTGGATACCCAGATTGCCGACCGGGGCATCAGCTCGCCCCTGGTGCTGGCCGCCATGCGCACCGTGCCCCGCCACCAGTTCGTGGACCCGGCCTGGCGTCCCCAGGCCTACGAGGATCACCCCTTGCCCATCGGCCAGGGCCAGACCATCTCCCAGCCCTTCATCGTGGCCTACATGAGCCAGCTGCTCCGGGTGCGCCCCGGACTCAAGGTGCTGGAGATCGGCACGGGCTCGGGCTATCAGGCGGCGGTGCTGGCGGTGATGGGCGCTCAGGTCTACACCGTGGAGATCATCCCCGAGCTGGCCGAAAAGGCCGCCGCCACCCTCAAGGGCATGGGCTACCAGGGAGTGAAGGTAAAGCTGGCCGACGGGCACTTCGGCTGGCCCGATCAGGCGCCCTTTGACCGCATCGTGGTCACCGCCGGGGCCAAGGAGATACCGCCCGCCCTCTTGGAGCAGTTGGCTCCCGGCGGGCGCATGGTCATCCCGGTGGGCGCGGACTCGGGCGGCGAGGAGCTCACCCTGGTGCTCAAGGACCAAAACGGCAAGATCAGCCAGCAGACCCTGTTGCCGGTGCGCTTCGTGCCTCTGGTGGGCGGCAAGCCCGGCAAAAAATAGAGGGGCGCTAGTCTTCCAGCTCCTCGGGATGCTTGGGCAGCCAGGAGGCCTTCTTGATGCGGTCCAGGATAAAGGGCGGGGCCGACAGGGCCACGATGCCCAGCACCAGGAAGGCCTCGAAGCCGATGAGCCCGCCGGTCTTCACGTCCACCGGCGGCACGAACCCCACGAAAAAGGCGAAAAAGCAGGAGAACAGGCCCACCCCGCCGATGATCCACATGCCCAGCTTGCCGCCGGGCACCTGATAGGCCCGCTTGGCCTCGGGGTCGCTGTAGCGCAGGCGGATGCCCGCGCCCAGCATGAGGATGTACATGATCACCGTGAGCTGGGCGGTCAGGGCCGAGAGAATCCAGTAGAAGCTGTTGGCGTTGGGCACCAGCAGGAAAAGCAGGATGAACACGGTGCTCACCATGCCCTGGGCGATCAGGATGGACACCGGCATGTGCTTGCGGTTCACTTTCTGCAAGGAAGAGGGCAGCGAGCCGTCGCGGGCGGTGGCCAACAGGCCCTTGGAGGGGCCCACCAGCCAGGTGGATATCTGGGCGATGCCCCCGGCCGCGGCCAATACGGCCAGCACCGGCACCAGCCATTTGAGGCCGAAGGGGTCGAAAAAGCGCTCCATGGCCTGCATGAGCCCGGCCACCAGGCTGATGTCCTTGGCCGGCACCACCACCGCGATGGCCAGCGAGCCCATCATGAACACGGCCACGATGGCCACCACGGCCAGCATGATGGCCTTGGGGTAGTCCTTGCGCGGGTCGCGGGCCTCCTTGGCGTGGAAGGCGGCCATCTCGATTCCGAAGTAGCCCAGAATCACCCCGGCGAAAAAGGACATGTTGGCCCATTTCAGGTCCGGCATCATGGCGCCCCAGGACACCTCGAACTGCACCCCGCCGCCCTTGAGAAGCCACACCACGGCCATGACGATCAGCAGGGTGCCCGGGATCAGGGTGCCGGCGATGGTGCCCACGCTGGAGATGATGCCCGAGGCCTTCATGCCGAAGAAGTTGGCGAAGGTGGCGCCCCAGTAGACCACCAGCATCACCGTGACCATGAACAACTTGTTCTCGTCCAGGCTGGGGTTCAGAGCGTAGGCGATGGTGGCGGCCACGAAGGAGAGCACCGTGGGGAACCACACCACGTTCTCCACCCAGTCCATCCACACCGCCAGAAAGCCGTATCTGGGGCCAAAGCCGCGCTTGACCCAGGCGTAGACCCCGCCGGACTCGGGGTAGGTGGTGGCCAGCTCGGCGGCCACCAGGGCCACGGGCACGAAAAAGGCCAGGGCGGCCACGCCGTAATAGAAAATGGAGGCCAGGCCGTAGAAGGCCATAAGCGGCAGGTTGCGCAGGGTGAGGATGGCGGCCATGTTGATCATGGCCAGGGTGAAGATGCCCAGAGTGCGCCGCGGCCCGTTGCCCATGTTGTCCGGCATGTTCGCCTCTCCCTGATATGGACGGACCCGCGCCGCCTGGTAAAATCGTCAGTTCAAATTCAGGCATGAACAGGGGGTTTGTCAAGGCCGCTTGCCGTTGACACATCCGGGGCCTACCTATACATTTGTTGCGTCTGTTGCCGCCCCCAATAAGTAACCCGAGGCATCGTGATGTTCAAGCGTTGGTCACAACCCAATGGCTATCGCCAGGTATTGGCCGTGGGCCTGCCCCTGGTGGTGAGCTTTGGCAGCACCTCTCTGATCCACTTCACGGACCGGGTGTTTCTGGCCAACTACTCGGTGGACGCCATCGCCGCCTCCCTGCCGGCGGGCATCGCCTCTTTCGTGGCCCTGTGTTTTTTCATGGGCGTCACCGGCTATGTCAACGTGTTCGTGGCCCAATACGTGGGGGCCGGAGCCCGGGAGCGGGTGGGCGCGGCGCTGTGGCAGGGCATCTATTTCTCCCTGGGGGCAGGCCTTTTGCTGGCCTGCCTGTGGTTCATCGCCGGGCCGCTGTTCGCCCTGGGCGGGCATCCCGAGCCGGTGCAGCGCCTGGAGGTGGTCTACTTCCGCATCCTCACCCTGGGAGCGGGGATGGTGGTAATGGCCACCACCCTGAGCTGCTTCTTCTCCGGCCGGGGGCTCACCCGCCCGGTGATGGTGATAAACCTGATCAGCGCGGGGCTCAACATCCCCCTGGACTATCTGCTCATCTACGGGGTGGGGCCTTTCCCGGAGCTGGGCATCGTGGGCGCGGCCCTGGCCACGGTGACCTCCCAGGCGGTGATGGTGCTGCTGTTCGCCTTGGCCGTGTTCCGGCCGGAGCACGACCGCCTCTTCGCGGTGTGGCGTTCCCGGGCCCTGGATCGCGCGCTTTTCGCCCGCCTGATGCGCTTCGGTCTGCCCGGCGGGGTGCAGTTCTTCATGGACATCTTCGCCTTCACCTTCTTCGTGTTCATGGTGGGGCGCTTGGGCCGGGCGGAGCTGGCCGCCACCAACATCGTGATGGCCATCAGCACCCTGTCCTTTTTACCCATGATCGGGCTGTCCATCGCGGTGAGCACCCTGGTGGGCCAGGCCATCGGCGCGGGCCGCCCCGCCGACGGCGTGGAGGCCACCGCCTCCACCCTGCACATCACCCTGGCCTACATGGGGCTGGTGGCCCTGAGCTTCGTGCTGCTGCCCCACTTGCTCATGAGCCCCTTCATGGACGCCCAGGCCAGCCCGGAGGCCCGGGCCCAGCTCATGACCCTGGGGGTGACCCTCTTGCGCTTCGTGGCGCTCTATACCCTGTTCGACGCCCTGGCCATCATTTACATGGGCGCGCTCAAGGGCGCGGGCGACATCTACTTCGTCATGTGGACCATGGGCCTGGCCGCCCTGAGCATCCTCATCATCCCCGCCTGGGTGGGGCTGGAGGTGTTGGGGCTGGGGTTAGATTTCCTGTGGGGCTGCGTGGTGCTCTATGTGGTGGCCATGGGTCTGAGCTTCCGCTGGCGCTTCCGGCGGGGAGCTTGGCAAAAGATGCGGGTCATCGAGAGCCCTCCCACGCCCGAGCCTCTGCCTTGACCCGGCCGCCCCGCTCCGCCTAAGCTGAAATACATCCCGCCAGTTCCGGAGACGCACTCATGGATACACAGCCTTTGCCCGCCCCTCCCGTGGAGCTTTTGGCCCAGGCCCCGGTGGCCCTCACCGTGTTGGACCGCGAGGCCCGGGTGCTCTATTACAACCCCTACGCGGCCACCATCCTGGACCGCAAGCCATCCTATATCGGCCGCGACGTGCGCGAGCTGCACAACCCGGCCAGCAATGAGCGCATCGACGCCATCTTGGCGGCTTATGCCTCGGGCGAGCGCGGCGAGTTCAGCTGGGTCCTGGAACGGGGAGACAAGCGCTTCGCCGTCCGGGTGGCCCCATGGATGAAGGACGGGGAGTGGGCCGGGGTGCTGCACGCGGTGGTGGTGCTCCAGGGGCTGAACCACGCTTGATCCGCGCCTCCGGACGTCCCGTGGACCAGCCCGCTTGACTTACGCTCCCAGTAGCGGGATTATGCCCCTCCAGGGGTGCCTCCCGGCCATGACCGGCGGGAGGAGGGTCATACGAGGAGTTCATTACATTGCCTCACCGGATCTTGCACGCCATCACCACCACCATGGTGGGGGGGGCTGAAATACAACTGGTGCGCCTGGTCGCGGCCAGCGACCCGGAGCATTTCAGCCATACCGTGGTGGGCCTGGGCCCGGAAGGCCCCATGGCCGAGCAGATGCGCCAGGCCGGGGCCGAGGTGATCAGCCTGGGCCTGGAGCCCAAGCCCGTGGCCTTGCTCGAGGGGGTGCGCCGCCTGCGGGCTATCATGCAGGACACCCGGCCCGAGCTGGTGCAAGGATGGATGTACCACGCCAACCTCATGGCGCTCATGGCCGCGCGCCTGAGCGGCCGCGCTCCGGTGACCTGGGGGGTGTTCTGTTCCAACATGGAGCTGGCCGAGTACCGCGCCACCACCCGCGTGCTGGTAAAGGCCTGCGCGGCCGCCTCCCGCTGGCCCGTGGCCATCGTGTCCAACAGCCACGTGGGGGTGAATTTCCACGCGGCCCAGGGCTATCCCCGCAAGTCCATGCTGGTGATCCCCAACGGTTTCGACACCGAGGGCTACCGCCCCGATCCCGCGGCCCGGGCCGAGGTGCGCGCCGAGCTGGGCCTGGGCGAGGAGCATTTGCTCATCGGCAAGGTGGCCCGTTTCGACCCCATGAAAGACCACGCCTCCTTGTTCCGGGCCTTCCGCGAGGTGCTGGAGCAGTTTCCCAACGCCCGCCTGGTCACCCTGGGCCTGAACATGGAGCCGGGCAACCCGGCCCTCAAGGAGGCCCTGGAGCCGCCCCTGGCGGGCCGGGTCATCCTGGCCGGCCGCCACACCGGCATCCCCCGCTGGCTGGAGGCCATGGACCTGCACGTCTCCTCCAGCGCCTTTGGCGAGGGCATGTCCAACGCGGTGAGCGAGGCCATGGCCTGCGGGGTGCCCAACGTGGTCACCGACGTGGGCGACAGCGGCCGCCTGGTGGGCGAAACCGGCCTGGTGGTGCCCCCCCGCGACAGCGCGGCCCTGGCCGAAGCCATTAAGCAGGTGCTGGCCATGTCCCCGGATGAGCGCCGCGCCCTGGGGCTTTCGGCTCGCCGCCGCATCAAGGAGCACTTCTCCCTGGCGGCCATGGCCCGGGCCTACGAAAATCTCTACCACCGCTTTTTGCCTCCGCACGCCCATCACTGAGGAAGCGGCCCATGGCAAGCCTGCCCCCGCTCAAAGTCACCTTTCTCATGCGTTCCATGCTCTACGGCGGGGCCGAGCGTCAGGTGGTGATGCTGGCCGGCGAGCTGGTCCGGCGGGGGCATCGGGTCTCGGTGGTGGTGTTCTATCCCGGCGGGGCTCTGGAAAAAGAGCTCCTGGCCGCGGGCTGCCGGGTGGTGGGCATGGGCAAGGGCGGCCGCTGGGATTTGGTGGGCTTCCTGCCCCGCCTGGCCCGCACCCTGCGCGGCCTGGGCACCCAGGTGCTGGTCACCTATCTGGACGTGCCCAACCTGGTGGCCGCGGGGCTAAGGCCCCTGCTGCCCGGCGCGGCGGTGGTGTGGGGGGTGCGCGCCTCCAACACCGACTGGAGCCGCTATGGCTGGTTCGAGCGTCTGACCTTCCGCCTGGAACGGCCCATGTCCCGCCTGGCCGACCTGATCATCTGCAACTCCCACGCCGGCCTGGAACAGGCGCGGGGTGCCGGTTTCGCGGCCGATCGCCTGGTGGTGGTGCCCAACGGCATCGACACCCGGCGCTTCGCCCCGGCGCGTGAGAAGGGTCTGGGCCTGCGCGCCGAGCTGGGCCTGACGCCGGAGCAGAACCTGGTGGGCCTGGTGGGCCGCCTGGACCCGGCCAAGGACCACCCCGGGTTCCTAAAGGCCGCCGCCTTGGCGGCCGGGCGTTTTCCCGAGGCTCGTTTCGTTTGCGTGGGTGACGGCCCGGCCGATAGGCTGGCCCGCTTCCAGGCCTTGGGCCGCGAGCTTGGCCTGGACGGCCGGCTCTTTTGGCTGCCCGGGCGCGATGCGGTGGAGGAGGTCTACAACGGCCTGGATGTGCTGTGCAGCGCTTCGGGCTTTGGCGAGGGCTTCCCCAACGTGCTTGGCGAGGCCATGGCCTGCGGGCTGCCCTGCGTGGCCACCAGGGTGGGCGACGCCCCCGGCATCCTGGGCGAGGCGGGCCGCGTGGTCGCGCCCGGCGACCCAACGGCCCTGGCCGGGGCCCTGTGCGAGCTGCTGGCCATGAGCCCGGCAGAGCGCCGCGCCCTGGGTCTGCGGGCTCGCCATCGGGTGAAGGAAAACTTCGGGGTGGAGCGCCTGGCCGAGCGCACCCTGGAGGCCTGGGCCCAAGGCCGGGTGGCAAAAAAGCTGGGGCTCTAGCTCAGCTCCGGCCCGCCTTGCCCCAGCGCACCCAGCGCCACAGGGCGGCATAGGGGCGCAGGGACACCGTGGCAAGCAGGGGCAGGATGATCATGTCCCGCATCCGGTAGAGCGAGCCCAGGTTCACCACCACCAGGGCCAAGAGCCCGCCCACCCCCAAACTCCAGAACAACAGCAGCAAGGCCGCGCGGGGCCGCCGCCGCAGCAGGCGAACCAGGCCCAGCACCAGGCCGGGCAGCAGGGCGTACCAGAACAGGCTCTGGGCGCTGATTATCTTGGAGATGGCGCCTCCGCTGCTGGGCCAGCGCTGCCAAGGGTAGGGGAACAGGAACAGGTCGCGCAGCGAAGCGGCCGCCAGCCGGGCCAGGGACGAAGGGCTGTCCACGATCAGCATGGTCTCGGGCGGGGCGCTGGCCGTGCCGTTGGCCGCGTAGAGCCAGCGCTTGCCCCAGAGATAGCGCCAGGCCTCCCGGGCGCTTTGGATGACCGGGCCGGGCTGCTCCGTGGGGGCCGCCGCCCGCCAGGCAGGCCGCGCGGCGGGGGCAACCGGCTCGGCCAGCGAGGTTACGGGAGGAGTGTGCAGCTGCTGTTCGTGGATAAGGGCGGGGCCCAAGGCGCAACGCGTTGCCAGCCAGGAGGCGAAAAACACCGCCAGGCAGGCGGCCACCACCCCGGCGGCGGTGAGCAGCCGCCAGCGGAAGACCGCGCCGGCCAGGCCCAGGACGCCGGCCGCCCCGGCCACCACCAACCCCAGGGTGCTGAAGTCGAAGCGCACGGTCATGGCCACCCAGGCCAGGGGCAACAGCCAGGCGGCGGCCAGCCAGGAGTCGCGGGGCCGGCGGGGCGAGGCCACGGCCACCAGGCAAAGCATGATCCCCATGAGCAGGCACAGGAACACCGAGTCCTTGATGAGCACCGCGTTGTAGGCCAGTGCCGGGGGCCACAGGGCCACCAGCAGGGCCGCCCAGGCACATGCGGCTTGCCCGCGCCCCAGGCGGACTGCCAGATAAAAGGCCAGCAGCGAGGCCAGGAACCAGGCCAGGGCGTTGAGCGCCAGGCCGGGCCACACCCCCGCCCCGGTCAGCTGGAACAGCGAGGCCAGCAGGGCGGGATAGCCCAGGTACTCCGGAGTCAGGCCGGGTTCGCAGTGCCCCAGCCGGCCGGACCAGAAGCGGTCGATGTGCAGGGCGGCCGCGTAAAAGCGCGGCGCGTCCGGGGCCAGGAGACGCTCGCTCACCTGATAGAGCTGCTCCGTGGGGGAGGGGCCGGGCGCGGTCCAATAGAGCCCCAGGCCCAGCAGCAGGCGCAAGGCGGCGATCGCCGCCAGCACGGCCAACAGCTTGCGCCCCGGCCGGGGACGGCTGGCATCTTCGGGCATGACCGTGGCCTGTTGGCTGGTGCCGGGCACGGCTAGGGCCTCTCCAGGAGATCGATCACCGGCTCGTTGCCCATGATCACCGCCAAGTCGCGGGGCGTGAGGCCCGCTTGGTCGCGGGGGTCGGGCGCGGCACCGGCGCGCAGCAAAGTGCGGCTCTGGTCGCGGGCGTAGAGGTTGGGCCAGGCGTAGGCGGCCAGGTGCAAGGGGGTCTGTCCCGCGTGGTTGCGCGCGTCGGGGTTAGCGCCGTGGGCCAGCAGCGGCTTGATCACCGCCTTGCCCACGCCGAAGGCCGCTGCGTGCAGGGGGGTGTCGCCCAGGGCGTCCCGGGCCTCGATGTCCGCCCCGTGCCTGAGTAGCAACTCCACCATGGGCGCGTTGCCCTTGAGCACCGCCAGGTGCAAGGCTGCGCGGCCCAGGCAGACCCGATTGACCGAGGCGGGGTCTTGTTGGAGCAGGGCCTCGGTCCGGGTCAGGTCGCCGTCGCCCACCGCTTTGATCAGGGGCGTGGGCGGCGGTTGCAAAGCCAGGCAGGCCAACCACAGCCCCAAGGCCGCGGCCGCCACCACCGCCCCCCGCAGGAGGGCCGGCGCGCTGGGTAGGTTCAGGGACATGCGCGTGCCTGCCTTGCCTTTACTGGTTGAGCACGAACTTCTTCTGGATGCTTACCTCGGCCGTGGCCAGCACCTGGGCCATCTGCTTGCCCGCCGTGCCGTCGCCGTAGATGGGGGCGGAGGGGTAGGGCCCGTGGGACGCCTGCGCGCGGATGGCCGCCAGGATGGCCGCCGCGTCATGGGGCGCGTCGGCCACGTTGGGGCCCCGGGTGCGGTCAGCCTGGCGCGAGCCGATGTTCACCACTGGCGTGCCCAAAAAAGCGCCTTCGCGGATGCCGCTGGAGGAGTTGCCCACCAGGCAGGCCGCGTTGGCGATAAGGGTCACGTAATCCTCGGGCGTGAAGTTGCGATAGAAGTGGATGGGCGCCTCGGGGTTGCGCTCGCGGAACATGCGCAGGCCCTTGGAAACCTCGTCGCTGCCCGCGTCCACGTTGGGCCACAGCCACACCGCCTGCATGCCGCTGTCGATCACCGCGCTCAAGGTATGGTTGATCTGCTCCATGCCCTGGCCGAACTCGGTGGTCACCGGGTGCTGCAACACCACCAGGTAGGGTTGGTCGGCCTGTATGTCTGGCCCTACCCCGCCGTAGCGGGCGAAGAACTCCTGGCCGATCTCCTTGGGCGCGCGGGCGGCCAGGTCGATGGCCGGGCAGCCGGTGACGAAAATGCGCGCCGGGTCCTCGCCCATGCGCTTGAGGATGCCCGCCGCCTGCTCATTGGCCGGGAAGTGCAAATGAGCC
This region of Desulfarculaceae bacterium genomic DNA includes:
- the neuC gene encoding UDP-N-acetylglucosamine 2-epimerase (hydrolyzing) gives rise to the protein MAKRKICIIVASRANYGRIKSLLEAVEEHPDLELQLIVGASGLLYRFGQVVKVIEKDGFQVTAKVYSIVEGENLTTMAKSTGLAIQELATLFENLRPDVVVTVADRFETMGTAVAASYMNICLAHTQGGEVSGSIDESVRHAISKLAHLHFPANEQAAGILKRMGEDPARIFVTGCPAIDLAARAPKEIGQEFFARYGGVGPDIQADQPYLVVLQHPVTTEFGQGMEQINHTLSAVIDSGMQAVWLWPNVDAGSDEVSKGLRMFRERNPEAPIHFYRNFTPEDYVTLIANAACLVGNSSSGIREGAFLGTPVVNIGSRQADRTRGPNVADAPHDAAAILAAIRAQASHGPYPSAPIYGDGTAGKQMAQVLATAEVSIQKKFVLNQ
- a CDS encoding ankyrin repeat domain-containing protein, which produces MSLNLPSAPALLRGAVVAAAALGLWLACLALQPPPTPLIKAVGDGDLTRTEALLQQDPASVNRVCLGRAALHLAVLKGNAPMVELLLRHGADIEARDALGDTPLHAAAFGVGKAVIKPLLAHGANPDARNHAGQTPLHLAAYAWPNLYARDQSRTLLRAGAAPDPRDQAGLTPRDLAVIMGNEPVIDLLERP